Genomic segment of Oryzias melastigma strain HK-1 linkage group LG21, ASM292280v2, whole genome shotgun sequence:
AATTACTTCTAATGCAGATTCTGTTATAATGGGAGCCTCCAGTACCAGCTTGGTGAAAAGCCTAGAAATAAAGGACACAAATCTTAAACTTACAGAGCAACCAAAGTAATGCTACAAACCCTGTGTTCTTGCTTACCCATCCCTCTGCTCAGGCTTCTCCTGCAGGCCTGACAGCAGAGTGAAAAGACATTGATCATAGCTGTCCAGCAGGCCTGAAGGGAGCTGGCTGAGGTACGTGTTGTACTCTTGGTAGAGCAGAGAAAAGGCCAGATCGCTCCTTGACCTGATGTCCTCTAAGATAAATTGTAGCACGTCCTCTTTCATCATTCCTTCAAACTGCGTCACAAGCCTGGAGAGGAGCTTGACTCTGAtctaaaacacagatttgacATTCTTGTACCCTACAGGAAGAAAAGTTGAGATGCGTCTCATTTGGGGTTACTTACGTGGGACATTCCACTTTGTGCGATTTCTTTTTCTGAATGTAGAATGCGCTTCACGGCGCTCGAAGTCAACTTCTCATTCTGGCTGTCTGATAGAGGCTGAACAACATCTGACAAGCGGAAGACTTTTTTTCTACCGCTCGCCCCCATCAACCTGTAAAGAAGCAGAATCATACAGggtgacaaacaggaagtgacataaGGGAGGTCTGAGTGAAGCGTCAGAACTCACTTGGTTTGTGCAGATGGAAGGATGGGCTCTGGAAGTCTCTTTGGTGCGGCTGGAGCTTCTGCAGTCGAAGGCTTTTCAGGGTAACCTCCAACGACAGAGATGGCTTGGCCCAACATCACAGGAGGAGCTTTGCGTTTGATGAGAATGTCTTTCCCGTCAGAGTCTTCCTTGTTCTGCTCCTCTTTGAGAGCTTCATCCTCCTTTGCTTTGCTTTGTTCAAGACCTAAGGTTCAAAgtaataaaacacaagttttaaaCAGAGCATCCTTGAGGATTGAGAATCCCTGGTGCATGTTTGTGACACTCACCTGGACCAATTCCAGCTGCAGTCATCTGTGTAGCCATCAACCTGGCCAGATGTTTAATCTGGGCGTCAGTACCTGCAGATTCCACAGGTGTGTATGTGGCCTGGAAAGATGCTGGCATCACATCAGGCAGATACACCATGCTGATGAGCACCTAAAACCGAGAAAGGAGTATTAGGACAAAAACACTCAGAGCAAAGAGAGTGTGGGAGCGATCTCAGCCACTTACGAGGTTGGCGACATTTTCAGGAGTTAGCAGCGGGCGAAGGAACTCAGCCGTGAGGTCGAGGGCAGACTGCGCGGCAGGAACGGCGACTGGCTTTGGGGCCGCGAGGGGGGCCGGCTCCTCCttatcttcatcatcttcaagAACCGGTTCTAAGCAGAAAAACATCcatcataaataaagaaatcgtacagaaatttggttttagttttaaaaatgtgttttaactttcttttaaagCATTAGAGATGACTATTTTTACATGAATGCTGTCCCAGTCCTAAACCTAATCAATCTTTTATCTCCAAACAAACAATGTGATACATATTTATGGGCTTCTGTTGCCATATTAGTTTAGATTCAGGATTAAACACATGAGTTAGGCTAATTTCATTCTGAATATTCCTGCAAACAAACACTTTATGTGTCAGAACATGTACTGAAATAAATACAGAGTACTCAGATTAAAACAGATTTCTAGTGAATCAATAATTCACACTAATAGTTCAAAATGAAACACCATTAAAATAGGAACATGTGTGACAGTTCAGGAATAACCTacaattttaaatctaaaaatatttagtcatcACATTATATTTGacattaaaatagtattttgtgtttttgtcttgttattGTATTATTGacgtattatttttgtttacattgttgTGGAGAGTGCATATATGTACACGCATATCTGTTTGCTTATGTATTGCATTTGTGGCTTTAAGACAGTGAGACCCCAGGAAGAAAAGCTGCTAGCATGTTAATTAGCTAATGGGGAtccttaataaacaaacaaactgaatcTTCTTAAAGTGATAGAAACGAAAACAAACATTCTTAATTTCTTAAGGAATGcttcagaaacacttttttaaggcATCTGGACTGGCAGGCTGCATGTTCGTGGTCATCTACTCACCCATCTTGACCTTCTTTCCTTCTGTGTATTGCTCATAGCGAGGCCTCTTGCGCGGCTCTCGCGGCGCAGGAGTGTATCGCGTTATCTCCGTTTGAGGCATTCCCAGATCCAGCAGCAAAATGCTGATCTGACCCTGGAACTCCACGCTACATGGATGTTTGAGAACTGCCACTAAGTGCAGCTTCAAATTTTTTCGAACACTGCTAACCTGAGATTTGGCCAGAGTGGGGGGAaggttagctaaaaaaaaaagatgaatattaGTGATTGAATCCATCAACGATAAAAACTTTGGGGAATAATAAACGTATGTTTCGACTAAGAAGCACTCACCGTGGAGGGTCTCATATGCTTGGACCACTTCTGACATGAACATTGGTCTCTGACGGGCAATCGTTGCCAAAGAACCCAAAGCAGTGGTGAGGTTAATGCTGGATATAGCTGGATGGACCATGAATTTTAACAGCTTTTCCAGTGCACTCTTTCCTTCTTCACACAAAGTACCTGTTGATTCAACAAAATGCAATAAATCCACCTGGACAAATGTAAACACCttgttttcttacaaaaaaagttcaagacTCTGTACCATAGTGAATGTACGAGTGGTCTTTGGGAACTTTGTCAAGGCTAATGTCGCCCTCCTGGCGTTTGGGAACATCTGAGTCAGGCGTCCGCGGTGAAAGAGTGATGATTAAAGATTCTGTGAATTTGATGCTGTGAGTGCGAACGCCATCATTGTCAGAGTCCAGCAGGGCCAGCACTTCCCCTTTCATTTGAGTGATCAAGTCCCAGCAGGCCTCCTGCATTTCTGACAGGGTTTTTGAGCGGACCAACCACTGACGGAAAAGAAACAACGGAAGTTGAGACaacaaagaaattacattttttttaaacatttgcgTATGATTTGAACGTGCATACCTGTAATGTTACTTTGTAGAGCTGAGTGAGAGTCAGAATGGCTTTCTTCACCACATTTACACTTTCATCCTTCAGCAGCATGTTTAGATTGGCGATGAGTCTAACAAGGAGCTCATTGTCCCTTTtactatatattaaaaaaagagttttaatcAATATATGCACATTTAGGAATGTATAAGATATAAAACTTCAGCAGAAATAACTGACCATGCTTCCTCTATAAATCCAATGACAAACTTTTTCACTTCGATTGATTTGTCCGTCTGAAACGCGATTAtctcctgcagaaaaaaaaggcaaaaaaaaaaagaacatgactGAGCAGTTTCCAGCTTACTGTACTTTTACCATGAATGGCAGATGCTTACGTACATCCAAAAAGTTGTCAAGAAGGGACGGATCCTTGTTGATGATGAGCTCCTGAACCTAAAAGAATTTTAAAGTGTAAGCAGTCAAACCAACTTCTTTATGTACTGCTAGGTTAACGGATtgtataatatttattaacgatGGTTCCCCTAAGAACATACTAAAGCACACCAAGCCAGTGTCCGAATTTACTCACTACTCACCGGTTAGTGCACGATATAGGTTGTTAGCCATTTTTGGGGGGaatctgaatctacaattcctaAAGGCAATTtcctggaaatttcccaaaagtctctgTTGAAAACTAGTGTGCATGAATGCTCACGAGATTGACAACTATAGGCCACAATGTCTTAGAATTGAGTCATAGCAAATGGACTTAAAGCTTCtttcttaaaaggaaaaaaaaagtacagtagTAATGACTTAACTCCAAGACAACGTCACCTGGAAGAATGAGAACCTTTACTAACATAGACTACAATAGATTATGCTTTTACTTCAGCAAATGTCGGAATTGCATTACAATCCAGGGCATGGGATAATCCTGTAATAAAGAATCTTTTAGGGGTTAGGGAGTAGTGAGAGAATTCAGACAGTCTAATACAGATAAATATCAATTTAAAGTTCAGCTGTGCTTTAAAACGATGTTCATATAGTAGGAATGTCACAAAaagtttgaatcttaacagGTACGCAACTTCAAGTTCTTACAAATCCCTTTCTTTACAGATTTCAGTGACCTTAACTGAACAGATTTGCACTACCAACCTGTTTTAGAGTAGTCAGCTTTTCATCAGTGGATATGAGAGAAGCTTGATTCAGAAGCTCCACCacctaagaaaagaaaaaaccaCATTAAGTCTCTACAACACAACAGGGACGGCCTGACAACATTACATGGCATGTTTGTGGCCAAATGAGGTGTTAAACCCAGACTTTAACAAATAGCCCTATTTAGATTCAACTACAGCAATGTAAATATTACTAATTTCCTtgtatattaataaatattaaatcattgACAGAAAGATCAAGATTTGACTCGcatcacacaaaaaacacttaaatttgtTGTAATTCTAGATATATATTTGattatctaaaatgttttacagtttgaagttgaattattttgtttttaagatggAATAAAGACTGCTACCAACAGATGCTGTTATTCCCGAATATAAAATGAACCCAATTGTACAGACCTTTTCACTAGTGGTAATATCGACCACTGTGTCATCCCCCTTAGAAGAAATGTCCATGTTGCTGCGTTTCCAGTCAGTAGTAACCTATCATGTTCTTGAaggataaacagaaaaaggtgtCAATTAAGCAACACGAGCAATGGTCCGAGAAAAACGGAGTAAGTCTGTGTTTTTACTTACCTTTTAAGAGACGATTACCAGAAGCTAGTTAGCGCGCGACATtaaggttagccaaaaatgaTAATAGAATAGCTGCTTTAAAAGGTTATTTATGTTAAAGATACACCGATATTTAACTGTAGCGTTAAAAAGATATTGCAAATATTTATCAGATGACTAGCCCTACTTTGTTTTCTCTACTTAATGAATATTTGGATTAACTTTGCTAGCAAGCAAACAAAGCTGCTGCCATGTTTCATTGAAGATGCTCTTCTTCGGCTATTTTCAGGTACACAACAAAAATAGCGCCCTCTGCTGAAAGTATCTGATTATAACCCctttttctgttattaaaaaaaataagcatttatgAGCAAACTGTAATTGTTTACATAATACAGACACTAATAATGTGCCATATCGACGCATTTCAATTAGGTTTTCATCGATTACCGTCTTCACTACAAGTCCCATGAGGCTTAGCGGGATAAGTGATGTCACCTGATGCTAATAACAAGACAAGGAAGTGCTATGTTTACAACCGCTGGAGTGGCAACAGATTCTCGTTTAAAgcgtgtttttttaaacactcgTGTACAATATCAATTG
This window contains:
- the sympk gene encoding symplekin; this encodes MDISSKGDDTVVDITTSEKVVELLNQASLISTDEKLTTLKQVQELIINKDPSLLDNFLDEIIAFQTDKSIEVKKFVIGFIEEACKRDNELLVRLIANLNMLLKDESVNVVKKAILTLTQLYKVTLQWLVRSKTLSEMQEACWDLITQMKGEVLALLDSDNDGVRTHSIKFTESLIITLSPRTPDSDVPKRQEGDISLDKVPKDHSYIHYGTLCEEGKSALEKLLKFMVHPAISSINLTTALGSLATIARQRPMFMSEVVQAYETLHANLPPTLAKSQVSSVRKNLKLHLVAVLKHPCSVEFQGQISILLLDLGMPQTEITRYTPAPREPRKRPRYEQYTEGKKVKMEPVLEDDEDKEEPAPLAAPKPVAVPAAQSALDLTAEFLRPLLTPENVANLVLISMVYLPDVMPASFQATYTPVESAGTDAQIKHLARLMATQMTAAGIGPGLEQSKAKEDEALKEEQNKEDSDGKDILIKRKAPPVMLGQAISVVGGYPEKPSTAEAPAAPKRLPEPILPSAQTKLMGASGRKKVFRLSDVVQPLSDSQNEKLTSSAVKRILHSEKEIAQSGMSHIRVKLLSRLVTQFEGMMKEDVLQFILEDIRSRSDLAFSLLYQEYNTYLSQLPSGLLDSYDQCLFTLLSGLQEKPEQRDGLFTKLVLEAPIITESALEVIRRYCEDESRVYLGMTTLKELIVKRPSRQFQYLHVLLDLSSHEKEKVRTTALAFLKRMYEKDHLRDYIEKFALNYLQLLVHPNPPSLLFGADKDTEVAAPWTEETVRQCLFLYLSLLPLNHRLVHELASVYTEAIADIKRSVLRAIEQPIRGMGMNSPELLLLVENCPKGAETLVTRCLHILTDKVPPSPELVERVRDLYHKRVPDVRFLIPVINGLEKNEVIQALPKLIKLNPIVVKEVFNRLLGTQHSEGSSSVAPLTPGDLLIALHNIDSVKCDMKSIIKATNLCFAEKNVYTSEVLAVVMQQLMEQNPLPMLLMRTVIQSLTMYPRLGGFVMNILSRLIVKQVWKYPKVWEGFVKCCQRTKPQSYSVLLQLPPAQLTSVFERCPEMRAPLLQHVLSFTPHQQAHIPSSIMAVLEAHKKPEPSPVEKEMEHPPVIEETHFAVQKEVEMPVQQEPVVIKDDEEPMEQGESEPVILEETGESISQVDSERDIDTPPPPPETPEESMEESHPETSDQEPVKEAEVDISDAEAGTGPEDVE